Part of the Bacillus andreraoultii genome is shown below.
TTTTATCTAGAAATTTTAAGGGGTTGGATGAAGTTGGAAAAAATCGCAATAGTATTTCTCTTTATGTTTGCATGTTTACTCGTGTCCTCACCAGTTTATGCATCAGAAACACATATCGAACTAAACACCTTTGATGAAATACACAATAAATTTATAGATTTGCAACTAATTAAACTAGATAATGATGGTAAGCTTGTAATTGATGAAAAAGTTGATGAGTTAGTTATTGACTCCTCGCTATTAACTGAATACAAGAAAAAAATAGAAGCAGTAAATTTCACGGTTGATGAAGGTATAAATTGGTATGACGAAAACTTACAAATACAAAGTTTAAGTGCTGAAGAAATTGAAGAAAAAGTATATCAAGACTATCAAAAAAGGAAAGTAAAAGAGCCACAAATTATACCGATGGCAGCATATCTTGATGTAAAGAGTTTGGTAGCACGAAATTATAATTCTGTTGAGAATGTGTTAAGAGCTAATGGGGTAACGAAGGCTACTGCATATTGGGTAGGTAAAGTAAAGCCGAAGGGAGCATGGGATTACAAATCGGTGTCTGGTTTCTCCCCATGGAATAAAACTTTTACAATGAAACTACCGAATGGTGCAACTGAGATTCACAATAGTAAATGGTTGGGTAACTACAATTATGGTTATACTGGACGGTTACTTTTTGATTTAAAAACTCTGTTAAATGCCGGAAATCTTGTATCTAAAGTACTCAATGGCATTCCAGATGATTATCAAGCAAAAGAAGCGATTACTAGAGGATTTAACCATGGTATTAAATACGAATAAATTAGACAGTATATTAACCTTTAAATTTTTTGAAGGAAAAGAGTTTTAATTGAATTACATTTAATATGAATCATATGTTAATAGCATAATCTAGAATCTATTCATAAATAATCAAGCAACGAATATCTATAAGATAAAAAAACTACTCTAATGAATATGGTATTAGCTACTAATGAAATAAACACTGATCATTAAAAAGTTATTTGAAGATTTATACTAGGGGTTCATAATCAAATTTAAATTATGAACCCGTCCAGCTGTTTTCAACAAATATACTTTTTATCTTATTTTCATGTGTATAGCTGAAATATTAAAAAAACCAGGGGGATATTATGGATAAAAGATACAATCTATGGTCTTTTTATTTAACACTTTTATGCTTAGGATTAGTGGTCGTTTCATTTTCCTCTATTCAATACAATAATTGGTTAATCACACCGCCCAACTATATAGTTCTCTTAGTTAGTGGATTAACATTTATTTTGGGAGTTATTGGTTTTAAATATAATCGGAATATGATTGCAAAAATTAGAGGCTGGTTTACAGTCGTGTTATCATTTTTAATATCAATCGCTCTTTTTCTAGTTATTTGTTTATCATTATGGGTGGATGACTATATGGAAACTGTACACTCCCCGGATGGTCACTATACAATTGATTTTTATCGTTATGATCTAGGTGCAGCAGGTTCGTTTGGGGTAAGGGGAGAATTAAATGGACCACTTTGGTTTAAAAAGCATATTTACATTCAAAATAACAGTGAACAAGTGAATGTTAAGTGGGTAAATGACAGTACGATTTCGATTAACAACTATATTTTAAACTTAAAAGAAGGCGAAACATACGGGTATTAGTTTTCTTTTTTAAAAGTGATTTCTATTTGATGAAATCAACTACAGTTATAGGTGATGATCAATGGAAAGATGATCGCTTATTTTTGTTGAATGATGCTGTCAAAAAAGCAATAGTCAATTTTTCTAATGTAACCAAGCATATCAATCAAACAATCAAGAACGAGTTGGAGAATCTGCGGGACACGGTTATTGGAACGGTTAATTTATCGTATTTAAATGTTTTTCTAAATTTTTTTGTTCAAAGCGAAATCCAATTTACCGTGTAGAAGAAATACCATGGCAATAATATTCTTTTCTGAACGATATCCTCTTGCCGTGCGTTTTGCAGCTTGAAATACGCTATTGATGCCTTCTAACAATCCATTATTTAGTTTTGATGAGAACCAAAATCCTTAACTAAATGATGCTCGAATTCAGCAATATCCATTTCATTTAAAATCTCTTTAACCTGCTCACTTGTATAATCACCGGAATAGCTCTTAGTCTACTTACACCTTAATTTTTCTGTCCAGTTAAGTGTAGCCTATTCAATTCGTTCTTCAAGATTTTAGAGAAGAGAGGATATTAAGTGGGATATCCTACGTAAAGGTGCTATAGTCGTGACGAATTCATAATCCAATATAATAAACCAATGTCAATTATTTGGATTGCCTACGTAGTTATAGCTACATATTGGGTATTTATAGCAGTTCAAGACGCCCAATTAACCCAATTTTTTTATCAAAATGGTCGTCTACAACTCATCTACGTGACCGATTACCCAAGTTTTTCATCAATTTGGGCATCTATACCTACTCAAGCTGCACATATACCTAAATTATTTACTATACCTTGTAAAGCGATGTACATCGTGTTACAATTTAATTGAAAAGGGGTGACAAAAAGTGGACAAGGAAATGTTGAAAGGAAGTATCGATCTTCTTCTTTTATCACTGATTAAACAGCGTGATTTATATGGTTATGAAATTACAAAGTTATTAAAACAACTAAGTGACGATCAGTATGAAATGAGTGAGGGGACATTGTATCCGGCATTGAAACGGCTGGAGCGGAATAAATGGGTTGAGTCGTATTGGTCTGAAACAGCATCTGGCCGAAGAAAGTATTACCGAATGACCGAATCCGGCATAAAAGAACTGGAGAAAAAGCGAAAAGATTGGAATTTTGTTGAGCAATTAGTGAAAAAAAGTTCGGAGGGTCTCGTATGAAATCAAAGTTAGAACAGTATGTGGAGAATATTGTATGTTACACAGAAGGTTCTAAGCAAGAAAAAGAAGACCTTTTTGAAGAATTGCTCATTCATCTGGAACTTTCTCGGGACAATATTATGAAAGAAGAAGGAATCGGGCAAGAAGAAGCGGAGGAATGGGCGATGAAACTTTTTGGTAAAGAAGGAGAAATTGGCAGTGGAATTCAACAGGCTCTTTTTCCGTATCGAAAGGAATTAATGTTAACGTTAGCCATTTCGTCAATTCTTGCTACCATTACGATTTATTTAATGAACTTATTTATTGAAGGTGATGCAGTCATCGGGTGGCTTTTAATATCAATGGCAACAGGTGGATTGTTACTTTTTTTACCACTTAACCAACGCTTCCATATCAATCGGAAATTATGGTTGAATAGTTTGCTCGTTGTTCATATATTGACTCTCCTGTATGGTGTATTAATTGTTAGTTACTTAGACTATGCTACAGTTGGTTTGGCAATTTGGTTATGGCTAAATATCGCGATAAGTTTGGCACTTGTTTATCGAACAACAATTTATGATTTTAGTCCAGACGAAAAATCCATGAAGTTATTGCACGGGATTAACATTCTTTTAGGAGCTGTCATTACCTTCTTGTCCTTATTTTTTATGTTCGGTGGTTTAGTCATGATTGGAATTCATCCAGCAGTGTTGATTTTTCTATTACCAATTTTATTTTGGATTGGTAGTTATTTTGTTCAAGTGAAAGTTGCTAAAAGAAACATAAAAACAGCCATTTCATTAGGCGCAACGTTGACTATTTTATTACTCGTTATTGTATTTTGGTTGTTTTTCCCACGGTAATGAATTAAGGTCTGTGACGAAAGGAATTTTGGGATGAAGCGAAAAAGACTAATCATTTTATTCATCTGTTTACTCGTACTAACGGGTACCCTTGTTGTCCTTGGGTTAATGTTTAATAAAACAGAGAGTGAAAAAATTAATGGGCTTACGAATCAGTATGATGTGTCTGCTAGTGGACAGATTGCCTTTGTGAACTATGAAAATGGGAAGCCACAGTTATTTTTATATAATGAAAAGCGTTCTACTCGTGAGTTGGTGGCCGAGTTTGATGAAAATACGTATATTTTTGATCCAACATTTTCTCCGGATGACTCGATGTTAGCTTATGTTACGTCGAATAAAGATAAAGAAACGAAGCTGAAGAGTACGGTTCATCTTTTTGATACGGAACAAAAAGAGAGTAAGGATTTGTTTACTGATACTGCAACCATTACCGAGCTTGAATTTTTACCGAATCAGTCGGCATTACTTTATTTACGGTCAGGCACATTTGAAAACTACTCACCGATTGCAGGAAAACGTCCACATGGTTTCGATGTATATGCCTATCAATTTAGCGATAAAGCACAGAGGCAGCTTACACACTTTGATCAATATAGTATGATGTCTTTACGTGTGGACACAGATGGTAAGCGGATTTTCATTCAGAAAGATGATGATGCGAACGTAACAAATGCAGACGAATCATTCGAAGTTAAACAACGAATTTTTGAAATTCCATTGGAACAACCGGATAAAATAAAAATAGCTTCAGATTCGGCTCGTGATGTCGATATTTATAGTTTTATATTGTTACCTTCTGGAAAGGAAATGATTTTTCAATCAGTCAGCAATCCAGATAGTAGCGGGACATTTGAATATGAATTATATCGATATAATATGGAGACGAAAGAAGAGAAGCAATTAACCCATTTTGGA
Proteins encoded:
- a CDS encoding PadR family transcriptional regulator, whose protein sequence is MDKEMLKGSIDLLLLSLIKQRDLYGYEITKLLKQLSDDQYEMSEGTLYPALKRLERNKWVESYWSETASGRRKYYRMTESGIKELEKKRKDWNFVEQLVKKSSEGLV
- a CDS encoding polymorphic toxin type 44 domain-containing protein, whose translation is MEKIAIVFLFMFACLLVSSPVYASETHIELNTFDEIHNKFIDLQLIKLDNDGKLVIDEKVDELVIDSSLLTEYKKKIEAVNFTVDEGINWYDENLQIQSLSAEEIEEKVYQDYQKRKVKEPQIIPMAAYLDVKSLVARNYNSVENVLRANGVTKATAYWVGKVKPKGAWDYKSVSGFSPWNKTFTMKLPNGATEIHNSKWLGNYNYGYTGRLLFDLKTLLNAGNLVSKVLNGIPDDYQAKEAITRGFNHGIKYE
- a CDS encoding TolB-like translocation protein, giving the protein MKRKRLIILFICLLVLTGTLVVLGLMFNKTESEKINGLTNQYDVSASGQIAFVNYENGKPQLFLYNEKRSTRELVAEFDENTYIFDPTFSPDDSMLAYVTSNKDKETKLKSTVHLFDTEQKESKDLFTDTATITELEFLPNQSALLYLRSGTFENYSPIAGKRPHGFDVYAYQFSDKAQRQLTHFDQYSMMSLRVDTDGKRIFIQKDDDANVTNADESFEVKQRIFEIPLEQPDKIKIASDSARDVDIYSFILLPSGKEMIFQSVSNPDSSGTFEYELYRYNMETKEEKQLTHFGKHASDPIVSMDGEIIYFMLDTNFGKGNAEYHLYKMNSDGSGAEEITFSK
- a CDS encoding DUF5412 family protein; translated protein: MDKRYNLWSFYLTLLCLGLVVVSFSSIQYNNWLITPPNYIVLLVSGLTFILGVIGFKYNRNMIAKIRGWFTVVLSFLISIALFLVICLSLWVDDYMETVHSPDGHYTIDFYRYDLGAAGSFGVRGELNGPLWFKKHIYIQNNSEQVNVKWVNDSTISINNYILNLKEGETYGY
- a CDS encoding permease prefix domain 1-containing protein yields the protein MKSKLEQYVENIVCYTEGSKQEKEDLFEELLIHLELSRDNIMKEEGIGQEEAEEWAMKLFGKEGEIGSGIQQALFPYRKELMLTLAISSILATITIYLMNLFIEGDAVIGWLLISMATGGLLLFLPLNQRFHINRKLWLNSLLVVHILTLLYGVLIVSYLDYATVGLAIWLWLNIAISLALVYRTTIYDFSPDEKSMKLLHGINILLGAVITFLSLFFMFGGLVMIGIHPAVLIFLLPILFWIGSYFVQVKVAKRNIKTAISLGATLTILLLVIVFWLFFPR